The Piliocolobus tephrosceles isolate RC106 chromosome 12, ASM277652v3, whole genome shotgun sequence genome includes the window CTACTATGTTCATAAGACATAAGGGCCTGTAATTTTACTTTCTGGTATTGTTTCTGCCACATTTTGGCATCATGTTACGTTGGCCTCATGTTGGAAAGTATTCTCTTTATATTCTCTGGGAAAATTGGGGTAATATTGGTATTAtttcctccttaattttttttttcttttcttttttttttttttttttttttttttgagatggagtttcactcttgttgcccagactggagtacagtggcgcgatctcggctcattgcaacctctgcctcccaggttcaagtgattctcctgcctcagtctcacaagtacCCCACAACcacgcctagctaacttttgtatttttagtacagatggggtttcaccatgttgggcaggctgatcttgaattcctggcctcaggtgatccacccacctcggcctcccaaagtgttgggattacaggcatgagccaccgcacccggcctatttccTTCTTAAATGTTTGGAGGAGCTccccagtgaagccatcagggtatggagttttctttgtgggaaggttttaaattatatattcaatttatttaaaagatatactaccattcaaattttctatttctttttatgtccGATTTGGTaaattgtaattttcattttgttcagttCCTCTAAGTCAAGGCTCagcaaatttttttctgtagaggtaCAGATCGAAGTATCtgaggctttgtgggccatacgGTCCCTGTTGCAACTATTCAAATCTGCTGTTTTAGGTAGAAAGCAGCTATCGACAATATGTAAACCAATGAGTCTGGCCATGATTCAATAACagtttatttatggacactgaaggttgaatttcatataattttcatgtcacaaaatattattcttcttttgacttttttttcaatcattaaaaatgtaaaaaccaggccaggtgcagctgttcacgcctataatcccaacactttgggaggccaaggtgggcggattgcttgagctcagaagttctaggccagcctgggcaacatggcgaaacccatctctacaaaaacatacaaaaattagccaggcatggtggcatgcgcctgtggtgccagctactcaggaggctgattgtaggagaatcacttgagcctgggaggaggaggttgcagtgagtcaagattgtttcactgcactccagcttgggtggtagagcaagactgtctcaaaagaaaacgtGTAAAACCACTTCAGCTTGTGGACCATTGAAGAACACATTATGGGCTAAATTTGGCCTACAGGCCATAGTTTGCTATGTCCTGATCTACATTGTCCACTGATCTACATTGTGAAATTAATGTCCATTAAATGTCCATTTAATGTTTGCAGGATACCAGAACCTTGTTGATGGGCTGTGAAaaagttatttctagtttttcttttatatacaaTAGTAATAAGAATAATCATAGCTACTGTTTACCCAGTGcttatcatgtgccaggcactgctatTATAAAATACCAtggaattaactcatttaatttaccCAGGAACCCTCTGTGCTGGGTAccattgttattcccatttttcagatgaagaaaacgAGGCACAGAGATCACACAGTTGGTACATGACCTAACCAGACCTCTCAAGCAGTGAAgacacaattaaaacaactttataaagacatctttttatatttgtgaaGTATTTGTGTAGGCCACATTCTTAGACATGAGTGTGCTAGGTCAGAGGCACACATgcttaaaatttaaagaatatttttcaaattgtatatatacattttttgggacagagtctcactctgtcccccaggttggagtgcagtggcgtgatctcagctcactgcaacctccgcctcccaggttcaagcgattctcctgcctcagcctcccgagtagctgggattacaggtgcctgccaccacgcccggctaatttttgcatttttagcagatactgggtttcaccatgttggccaggctggtctcgaactcctgacctcgggtgatccgcccatctcagcctcccaaagtgctgggattacaggcgtgagccaccctgcctggcccaaATTGTGTTTCGATCAGCTGACACATGTGGCCACAAATTGTTTACAAGAAAGTCCACCTGTTTCCCAAGGTTCCCCTTCCCTCCTGCCACCATTAGCCATCATCTGtatttttcattcttgttgtttttatgattaagcattatatttcattttcatttgcttttctgtaggGATTAAATAAGCTTCagcatcttttcacatatttattttccactttgtatttctctgtgaatccctctttctttgtctttgcttATGGTTTCCCAGGAGCTTTTTGTATACGAGTGATTTTGAAGTGCacattgcaaattttttttttttttttttttttttgccaggtaGTGATTTTTCTCTCAATCTTTTTGTCTGTCTCCCctcactagaatataaactccttCAGGGGAGGTATTTTTGCCAcgtttttttttcctgctgtatcCCCAGTTCCTAGAATAGTGCTTGGTATTCACTAGGTACTCAATAACTgcttgctgagtgaatgaatgtttATTTTCACTTAACAGTATATCTTAGATATTGTGGCATATCAATTAATGTAGATCTTCCTtgttgcttgcttgcttgtttgctttccttttttttttttttttttttttcagggtttcacttcagttgcccaggctaaagtgcagtggcactatcttggcttactgcagccttgacctcccaggctcaggtgatcctctcacctcagcctccctagtagctgggcctataggtgtgtgccaccacacccagctaattttttttgtattttttgtagagacagggttttgccatgttgcccaggctggttttttgtttgtttgttgttttgttttgttttgtttgagacagagtctcagtctgtcgcccaggctcgagtgcagtggcacagtctctactcactgcatcctctgcttcctgggttcaagcaattctcctgcctcagccatctgagtagctgagactacaggcatgcaccaccatgcctggctaatttttgtatttttagtagagacggagtttcgccatgttggccaggctggtctcgaactcctgacctcaagtgatccacctgcccctgcctcccaaagggctgggattacaggtgtgagccaccacatctggccccttCCTTGTTACTGTTTATAATTGCATATAGTATTCCCTTATGGAGATTGTAGCATAATTTATTCATCCAATCTCCCATGAGATGGTTTCCattcttttgctattataaatagtactGTAAAGCAGTGTCTTCACACATGTCATTTGCTCACATATGTGAATGTTTATGTTTATGTAGAATAACTTCTAGAAACCAAATTGCAAGTCAGAGGATGTGTACATTACAAATTTTGAAAGATATTGCCAAATTAATTGCCTTCAAAATATACCATACACCACAGACAACTTGAGTATGCCTGTTTTTTGACATCTCCACTAACTTACACTAAGTCACTGTGACTTATCCCCAGTCATAGCATTTGGCCAGTGACTAATCAAATGCTCATCTTTGATAATATGTAAGGGAAAAATTATGTCTTGTTTTAGCTTGCATTTATCTTCATGTGagtgaagttgagcatctttttatgtgtttaaaaaacatttgcattttcctttctgtgaaaTGATGGCCATGTCCCTTgaccactgtattagtctgttctcatgccactataaggaaatacccaagactgggtaatttataaaggaaagaagtttaattgactcacagttccacggggctggggaagcctcaggaaacttacaatcatggtggaaggggaagcaaggaagcaaggaccttcttcacatggtggcaggagagagaaatgccagcaagggaaatgccagacgcttataaaaccattagatcctgtgagaactcactcactattacgagaacagcatgggggaaagtgcctccatgattcaatcacctccttcACTTGACAagtggggattgcaattcaagatgagatttgggtggggacacagagccaaaccatatcaaccattttttaaaaagttgttggtCGTTTTCTTCTTGCTTTGCAGGAGCTCTCTCAATACATGGAAGTAATTAACTCTTTGTCCACCCTATCtgttgtgtgtatattttttcccTAGTTAGTCATATCCTTTGGGTTTGTTTGATATATTTTGCCATGTAATACATAAAGTAGTCACATTTATCAGTGTTTTCATTTGTGGCATCTGGGTTTTGGGGCATGCTTAGAAGAGTCTTCTCCActcaaagattattttttaaaacctgtcctgtctttattttatagtttctctttttcatttaaatttttgtcctgaatttatttttgtatgtagtgtGAGGTAGGGGAttcagttacatttttttctgataactCTCCAGTTTTGAATAATCTGTTTTTCCATAACTGTTTAAAATCCTacctttattatatattaaatttcacatttttatttgtatctatttCTAGActgtctgttctgttccattaacTATACTTGCCAATGGGAGGGTTTTACATTGTTTCTCTCATAAAGTATGCTGGTCAAAGCGCAAAGTAGGCATCCTACATGTATTGCTATGGTAAAAATGACCAGAATGAGCAGATTGTACAGGAATGTGCTGTTATAGGAACCAGTGACAtttgaggatgtggctgtggACTTCACCAAGGAAGAGTGGCAGCAGTTGAATCCTGCTCAGAAGACCCTACATAGGGATGTGATGCTGGAGACCTATAGTCACCTGGTCTCCGTGGGTAAGGGCAGATTCCCTGTGTACCAATGAATCAAATCCTCCTCATCCTTCTTTTAGAGCTGTCAATACCATGACCTTTATGATATTCCTTTAATATAGTGTGttcttttatagttttggtttttcATGTTTATACTTTTGTTatatctagaatttatttttatgttatggtGTGAGTTAAGGATTCAACTTTGCTGGGAGGCCCCTGCAAGTGCTTCTCTTCATGAATTTCTGAGCTGCCAAGTCCAAAGCCACTACAATTTTCTCTTAACAGGGTGTTCAGGTATAAAACCAGATGTAATCTTTAAGTTGGAACATGGAAAGGACCCATGGATCATAGAGAGTGAGTTGTCAAGGTGGATCTACTCAGGTAAGTGAGAATTGGGTAGATGGTCAAGAGGGCACCTTCTTCTTCCTTGACATCTCTGACATCTGTtaccttttttcttccttaaaatttaTCAGGCCTCCTTTATAACATTCATTCTACAACAGCCACCTTCCTAGTACCTCTGTTCATTGCcaactgttttgtgtgtgtgtgtgtgtgtgtgtgtgtctgtttgattttgcctctttcttcttccttcagaCAGAGTGAAAGGCCTTGAATCTTCCCAGCAGATCATTTCTGGAGAACTTTTATTTCAAAGGGAGATACTAGAAAGAGCCCCAAAGGATAATTCATTGtactctgttttaaaaatctggcATATTGATaatcagatagatagatatcaaGGAAATCAAGACAGAGTTTTGAGGCAAGTCACAGTCATCAGTCATGAAGCATTGACTGATGAGACGGGTTCCAAGTATAGCGCTTTTGGGAAAATGTTCAATCGGTGCACAGACCTTGCTCCTTCAAGTCAAAAATTCCATAAGCTTGATTCATGTGAAAATAGCTTGAAGTCCAGTTCAGACTTACTAAATTATAACAGGAGCTATGCAAGAAAGAACCCCGTTGAGAGATTTGGATGTGGGAGACCACCTAGGTATAATGCTTCCTGTTCTGTGCCTGAGAAGGAAGGCTTCATTCATACAGGAATAGAGCCCTATGGAGACAGTCAAAGTGAAAAAGTTCTCAGTCATAAGCAAGCCCATGTTCAGTATAAGAAAGTTCAAGCCAGAGAGAAACCCAATGTTTGTAGTATGTGTGGGAAAGGCTTTATCAAGAAGTCACAGCTCATTATACatcaaagaattcatactggagagaaaccatataTATGTGGAGATTGTAGGAAAGCCTTCAGTGAGAAATCACACCTCATTGTgcatcagagaattcacactggggagaaaccctatgaatgtactGAGTGTGGAAGAGCATTCTCCCAGAAGTCACCTTTCATTGTTCATCAGAGAgtccatactggagagaaaccctatgaatgtttTGAGTGTCCAAAAGCTTTCTCCCAGAAGTCACATCTAATTATACATCAGAGAGTTCATACCAGAGAGAAGTCCTTTgaatgcagtgaatgtgggaaagccttctgTGCAACGTCTCATCTTTTTATACACCGGATAACTCATACTGGGGAGAAGCCCTATGAATGTACCGAATGTGGGAAGACCTTCCCTCGGAAAACACAGCTCATTATACATCAGAGAAcgcatactggagagaagccctataagtgtaatgaatgtgggaaaactTTCTGCCAACAGTCCCACCTCATAGGACATCAAAGAATTCATACAGGAGAAAAACCTTATGTGTGTACTGACTGTGGGAAGGCCTTTTCCCAGAAGTCACACCTCACTGGTCATCAaagacttcatactggagagaaaccttacatgTGTACTGAATGTGGAAAATCCTTCTCTCAGAAATCACCTCTTATCATACACCAGAGAATTCATACAGGGGAGAAACCTTATCAGTGTGgtgaatgtggcaaagccttctCCCAGAAATCACCCCTCATTATTCATCAGCGAGTTCACACAGGGGAGAAACCCTATGAGTGTACCGAGTGTGGGAGGGCCTTTTCCCTGAAGTCACATCTCATTCTACATCAGAGAggtcatactggagagaaaccctataaatgtagTGAATGTGGAAAGGCCTTCTGTGGGAAGTCTCCACTCATTATACATCAGAAAACTCATCCTAGGGAGAAACCCCCTGAATGTGCTGAGTCTGGGATGACTTTTTCCCGGAAATCACAGATGATTACATATCAGAGAAGATACACTGGGGAGAAACCCTCCAGATGCAGTGACTGTGGGAAGGCCTTCTGCCAGCATGTATACTTCACTGGGCATCAGAATCCATATAGTAAAGACACCATGTATATTTGCTGATTGTGGGAAGGTCTATTCCCAGAAGTCAGTCCTCACTGTGCATGGGAAAACTCACATTGAACAGAAATAGTGACAACTTCTCAGCTGTAGAATAGACTCATATGTTCCCCAGTATATATGATTACCCTTCCACAGAATGATCTGGTTAGGCCCTCAGAATATTTTCAACACCACAAATATGGAATCGATTTGCTCACCCTCAAAACTATCTTGGCCCCCTTCACAGGATAAATGTATCTGCAAGAATTCGCACTACTTTGGTGTTGTCTGGTCCTTAAATGCTTTATAGAATTCTCTTGTGAATTTATTTGGGCATGGCGCATTATTTGAAGGGTATCTCTTTGTcatctttctctatttcttccatcatatttttctgtttagattatatatgcatttatgtatttatttattttgagatggagtctcactcttacccaggctggagtgcagtggtgcaatcttggctcactgcaacctccacctcctaggttcaagcgattgtcctgcctcaccttcttgagtagctgggattatcggcatgcaacaccaggcccggctaatttttgtatttttagtaaagatggggtttcaccatgttggcaaggctggtctcgaactactgacctcaggtgatctgcccacctcgactttccaaagtgctgggattacaagcatgagccacagcacccggcctatATATGCATTTAGATTGAGATATTGATATATCAATATATAGATGTAGAAATATGgactctttgtaattttttaaaatcatgtctttCCTCAAGGttcttaatatatttgtataattttgggTAAAGTAGTCTCATGATTAATTTCCTTTATATCTAGGGCTATTTCTCCAACATAGTTCTCATAGAGTGTATTTGTGATTTTTCCCTCAATTAGGTAAAtaaatgctaatattttatttattttactcttccTCACCTGTATTGCAGTTCATgcattttgccatttttctattttctaattattcatttatgcttttatttcGCTAAAATCCTTCCAtctgcttttaacttttttttttctttttctaacttctttagTTTAATGTGTAATTCAATTAATCTCACGCTTTCTGGTTTATTATAGGTATATTTGGATTATGTATCTTAATCTGAGAACTACTTTAGACATTGTGGTCCAATCTGAGAGCACTCTGTTTTTCAGTAGGTAAATCCTATTGTTCAGCCCAATTTTGTTTGTTGGTATAACAAATCTATTTGGTCTTAGGACTCCCAGCATATTTCCTGTTGTGCATCCTGTTTTCGTTGCTTTATTATCTTTTGACCCTTCAGCATGTGGTCCTGATTTCATTTGTACTGTTTTAGATGTGTTACTTTTGTTCCAGGGTGTAACAAAGGGAGGGAGTCTCCCAAAGGGTTTTCAGGAAGCTAAGGATAATCCTGATATTCTTAATCTTGATAATCCATAATACCTGGAAGGTGAGAGTTTAAGCTGCAAAGAAGCATGATGGCAGGCCAGTGGCTATAAATGTTCAGAGGACATTTTTACCTTTCCACTTAGTGGCAAGATTTTAGATGGATGATTCCCTTATCGTTTATCTCAGTTCACTTTGTACCTCTACAacagaatgcctgagactggtaatttatgaagcatagaagtttatttcttactattctggaggctaggaagtccaagatcaagacactagTATTTGggctggtgagggccttcttgccaTGTCCTCACacggcagaaggcagaagggcaagctAATAAGCTAATGAGCTAACTGAACACTTCCTGAATCTTCTTTTAAAAGGgcattaatccattaatgaggGAGCAGCccttgtgacctaatcacctcttaaagacccCACATCTTGATACTAGCACATTGgcaacatctgaattttggaagggacacattcaaaccatagcacagtCCCTTGGGCagaggtgggtttttttttttaatactttaagttctagggtacatgtgcacaacgtgcaggtttgttacataagtacacatgtgccatgttggtgtgctgcacccattaactcgtcatttacattaggtgtatctcctaatgctatccctcccccctcccccccccacccacaacaggccccagtgtgtggtgtgccccttcctgtgtccaagtgttctcattgttcaattctcacctatgaaagagaatatgtggtgtttggttttctgttcttgcaatagtttgctaagaatgatagtttccagctgcatccatgtccctacaaaggacatgaactcatccttttttatggctgcatagtattccatggtgtgtatgtgccacattttcttaatccagtctatcattgatggacattggggttggttccaagtttttgctgttgtgaatagtgctgcaataaacatatgtatgcatgtgtctttatagcagcatgatttataatcctttgggtatatacccagtaatgggatggctgggtcaaatggtatttctagttctagatccttgaggaattgccacactgtcttccacaatggttgaactagtttacaatcccaccaacagtgtaaaagtgttcctatttctccacatcctctccagcacctgttgtttcctgactttttaatgattgccattctaactggtgtgagatggtatctcattgtggcatttctctgatggccagtgatgatgagcatttttgcatgtgtctgttggctgcataaatgtcttcttttaagaagtgtctgttcatatccttcacccgctttttgatggggttgttttttttcttgtaaatttgtttgagttctttgtagattctggacattagccc containing:
- the ZNF630 gene encoding zinc finger protein 630, with product MIESQEPVTFEDVAVDFTKEEWQQLNPAQKTLHRDVMLETYSHLVSVGCSGIKPDVIFKLEHGKDPWIIESELSRWIYSDRVKGLESSQQIISGELLFQREILERAPKDNSLYSVLKIWHIDNQIDRYQGNQDRVLRQVTVISHEALTDETGSKYSAFGKMFNRCTDLAPSSQKFHKLDSCENSLKSSSDLLNYNRSYARKNPVERFGCGRPPRYNASCSVPEKEGFIHTGIEPYGDSQSEKVLSHKQAHVQYKKVQAREKPNVCSMCGKGFIKKSQLIIHQRIHTGEKPYICGDCRKAFSEKSHLIVHQRIHTGEKPYECTECGRAFSQKSPFIVHQRVHTGEKPYECFECPKAFSQKSHLIIHQRVHTREKSFECSECGKAFCATSHLFIHRITHTGEKPYECTECGKTFPRKTQLIIHQRTHTGEKPYKCNECGKTFCQQSHLIGHQRIHTGEKPYVCTDCGKAFSQKSHLTGHQRLHTGEKPYMCTECGKSFSQKSPLIIHQRIHTGEKPYQCGECGKAFSQKSPLIIHQRVHTGEKPYECTECGRAFSLKSHLILHQRGHTGEKPYKCSECGKAFCGKSPLIIHQKTHPREKPPECAESGMTFSRKSQMITYQRRYTGEKPSRCSDCGKAFCQHVYFTGHQNPYSKDTMYIC